A part of Gramella sp. MAR_2010_147 genomic DNA contains:
- a CDS encoding dCMP deaminase family protein, which translates to MNKKKQLKFDKAYLRIAKEWSKLSHCNRKQVGALIVKDRMIISDGYNGTPTGFENFCEDDEGYTKWYVLHAEANAILKVAGSTQSCKDATLYITMSPCKECSKLIHQSGISRLVYQIDYKDNSGLEFLKRAGVDLEQITELED; encoded by the coding sequence ATGAATAAGAAAAAACAGCTGAAATTTGATAAAGCTTATTTGAGAATTGCTAAAGAATGGAGTAAATTATCCCATTGCAACAGGAAACAGGTTGGCGCGTTAATTGTAAAGGATAGAATGATCATTTCTGACGGATACAATGGTACGCCAACAGGTTTTGAAAATTTTTGTGAAGATGATGAAGGTTATACTAAATGGTATGTTTTACATGCAGAGGCCAACGCAATACTTAAGGTAGCCGGTTCTACACAGTCATGCAAGGATGCCACATTATACATCACCATGTCCCCCTGTAAGGAATGCAGTAAACTAATACACCAATCTGGTATTAGCAGGCTGGTTTATCAAATAGATTATAAAGATAATTCAGGCCTTGAATTTTTAAAAAGAGCCGGAGTTGATCTCGAGCAAATAACAGAACTGGAAGATTGA
- a CDS encoding S41 family peptidase yields MKGRNKIYTPLLLSIACAIGLILGARLDFHPTDELFSANPKKQKLNRLIDYIDYEYVDDVNTDSIVDVTVNKILENLDPHSVYIPKDEYSRVTENMKGDFVGIGVSFYKIQDTIVVIKALEGGPSEKIGIRGGDRILYANGEKLFDREISDDSITTQLKGKANTKVTLKVLRKGIEDLLTFKLKRGKVPLKSVDASYMLTEDLGYIKIDRFSETTYKEFSQSIKELKKEGAKQITLDLRGNPGGYLSEAINIADEFIKDGKLILFTKNKSGAIEETYAQREGSFENGKVFVLINENSASASEVVAGALQDNDVGTIIGRRSYGKGLVQREMELGDGSAVRLTIARYYTPTGRSIQKPYKNGNESYFNDYMRRYKNGELNNEDSIEVNDSLRYKTPGGKIVYGGGGIIPDIFVPKDTDSEKEKLTFLLRSGYMSRFVFDILEKNREYYNSITKDEFKEKILITPEMISDFDRYLRTMNLGNERTSEERKPLLKKYLKAEIAQQLFGTNAFERYLNEDDRIIMKVIELSREK; encoded by the coding sequence TTGAAAGGCAGGAATAAAATATACACACCACTATTACTTAGTATTGCATGTGCCATTGGTTTAATACTTGGCGCAAGACTTGACTTTCACCCTACAGACGAACTTTTTTCTGCTAATCCAAAAAAGCAAAAACTTAACAGGCTTATAGACTACATAGATTATGAATATGTAGACGATGTTAATACAGATAGTATTGTAGATGTTACTGTAAACAAGATCCTGGAAAATCTGGATCCGCATTCTGTATATATCCCAAAAGATGAATATAGCCGAGTCACCGAAAATATGAAAGGTGATTTTGTTGGAATTGGAGTTAGCTTTTATAAAATTCAGGATACCATTGTTGTAATAAAAGCTTTAGAAGGTGGTCCCAGCGAAAAAATTGGTATTCGGGGCGGCGACCGTATCCTGTATGCCAATGGCGAAAAATTATTTGATCGCGAAATAAGTGACGATTCTATTACTACCCAGTTAAAAGGAAAGGCTAATACAAAAGTTACCTTAAAAGTTTTGAGAAAAGGCATAGAAGATCTTCTTACCTTCAAACTGAAACGAGGCAAAGTCCCGCTTAAAAGTGTAGACGCCTCCTATATGCTTACTGAAGATCTTGGTTACATCAAAATAGACCGGTTTTCTGAAACTACCTATAAGGAATTCAGTCAGTCTATAAAAGAGCTTAAAAAAGAAGGAGCTAAACAGATAACGCTGGATTTGAGAGGAAATCCCGGAGGTTATCTTTCTGAAGCCATTAATATAGCAGATGAATTCATTAAAGACGGCAAGCTCATTCTTTTTACTAAAAACAAAAGCGGAGCTATAGAAGAGACCTATGCGCAGAGGGAAGGAAGTTTTGAGAACGGGAAGGTTTTTGTGCTTATTAATGAAAATTCTGCCTCTGCAAGCGAGGTTGTTGCCGGTGCATTGCAGGATAATGATGTAGGAACCATTATAGGACGTAGATCTTACGGAAAAGGTCTTGTACAACGGGAAATGGAATTAGGAGACGGTAGTGCTGTTAGACTTACCATTGCAAGATATTATACCCCCACGGGAAGATCTATTCAAAAGCCCTATAAAAACGGGAATGAGTCTTACTTTAATGATTATATGCGTCGTTACAAGAATGGTGAATTAAACAATGAAGACAGTATTGAAGTCAACGATTCATTAAGATATAAAACTCCTGGCGGCAAGATCGTTTATGGAGGAGGAGGCATCATCCCCGATATTTTTGTACCAAAAGATACAGATTCTGAAAAAGAGAAACTAACCTTTTTATTACGCAGCGGCTATATGAGTCGCTTTGTATTTGACATACTGGAAAAAAACAGGGAATATTACAATTCTATTACCAAAGATGAATTCAAAGAAAAGATTCTAATAACTCCGGAAATGATTAGTGATTTTGACCGCTATTTAAGAACGATGAATCTTGGTAACGAAAGAACAAGTGAAGAACGCAAACCTCTTCTAAAGAAATATTTGAAAGCCGAAATTGCCCAACAATTATTTGGTACTAATGCATTTGAACGGTATTTAAACGAAGATGACCGAATAATTATGAAAGTAATTGAGTTGTCCAGGGAAAAATGA
- a CDS encoding FAD-dependent oxidoreductase, whose translation MDFDVLIIGGGAAGLSCALVIGSGLDKEFAENRKAGIILHQKSSHLQSALLKNVFGIAPGTKGMDVLDQGVKHLTDIYPEMRQVSSEKVKEVNEINGGFRVITNKSEYTTEKVVVAVGYTSPFRINGLEEYLIPHKKAKISKDRVQLKNDDHLVKPGLYVAGTLAGWRSQYAIASGSGAAVATDILTNWNNGEHTKVHDKLA comes from the coding sequence ATGGATTTTGACGTATTAATTATTGGCGGTGGAGCCGCAGGACTTTCGTGTGCTTTGGTCATAGGTTCCGGTCTTGACAAGGAATTTGCTGAAAATAGAAAAGCAGGAATTATCCTGCATCAAAAGTCTTCTCATTTGCAGTCTGCATTGCTTAAAAATGTCTTCGGAATTGCACCCGGAACAAAAGGGATGGATGTACTGGATCAAGGTGTTAAGCATCTTACAGATATATATCCTGAAATGCGACAGGTTTCTTCGGAAAAAGTAAAGGAAGTAAATGAGATAAATGGGGGATTTCGGGTAATTACTAATAAGAGTGAATACACCACAGAGAAAGTAGTGGTCGCTGTAGGTTACACAAGCCCTTTTAGAATTAACGGACTCGAGGAGTATTTAATTCCACATAAAAAAGCAAAAATATCCAAAGACAGGGTCCAGCTAAAGAATGATGACCATTTAGTGAAACCGGGGTTATATGTTGCCGGAACACTGGCCGGCTGGCGTAGCCAATATGCTATCGCAAGTGGTAGCGGTGCCGCTGTGGCAACAGATATATTAACCAATTGGAATAATGGAGAGCACACCAAGGTGCATGATAAATTAGCTTAA
- a CDS encoding MarC family protein, whose translation MFKVLDFRQIFTAGMILFAVIDIIGNIPIIIDLRKKVGHIQSEKASIVAGVIMVVFLFLGKEILNLIGIDVNSFAVAGSFILFFLALEMILGISLYKDDAPETASVVPLAFPLIAGAGTMTSLVSLQAEYETVNIIVAIVINIIFVYLVLKSSGKIEKVLGSQGINVIRKVFGVILLAIAVKLFAANIQSLFS comes from the coding sequence ATGTTTAAAGTGTTAGATTTCAGGCAAATATTTACCGCAGGGATGATTCTTTTTGCAGTGATTGATATTATTGGAAATATCCCTATAATTATTGATTTACGTAAAAAAGTTGGGCATATCCAGAGCGAAAAAGCATCCATCGTAGCGGGGGTGATTATGGTGGTATTTCTTTTTCTCGGAAAGGAAATTCTAAACCTTATTGGGATAGATGTGAATTCTTTTGCGGTTGCAGGTTCATTTATCCTGTTCTTCCTGGCTTTAGAAATGATCCTGGGGATTAGTTTATATAAAGATGATGCGCCAGAGACTGCCTCTGTCGTTCCTTTAGCCTTCCCATTAATTGCGGGAGCGGGAACTATGACCTCCTTGGTTTCTTTACAGGCAGAATATGAAACAGTAAATATTATTGTTGCTATAGTTATCAATATTATATTTGTATACCTGGTTTTAAAATCTTCAGGAAAAATTGAGAAGGTGCTGGGAAGCCAGGGGATTAATGTAATTAGGAAAGTGTTTGGGGTAATTCTTCTGGCAATTGCTGTAAAACTTTTCGCCGCGAATATTCAGAGTTTATTTTCATGA